A genomic region of Methanothermobacter sp. CaT2 contains the following coding sequences:
- a CDS encoding YbhB/YbcL family Raf kinase inhibitor-like protein: MNLKTRAFNDGGRIPSRYTCDGENISPPLSWDGVPEEAQSLALICDDPDAPSKVWTHWVIFNIPPTSGGLDENVPAMGRLPDGSVQGYNDSGTIGYRGPCPPSGVHRYFFRLYALDTMLDLEPGAGKEDVLEAMEGHVLAEARIVGLYRRE; encoded by the coding sequence ATGAACCTCAAGACCCGTGCATTCAATGATGGTGGAAGGATACCCTCAAGGTACACGTGTGATGGTGAAAACATATCGCCACCCCTCTCCTGGGATGGTGTACCTGAGGAGGCCCAATCCCTTGCACTCATATGTGATGACCCCGATGCACCCTCAAAGGTGTGGACCCACTGGGTTATATTCAACATACCCCCCACCTCAGGGGGGCTTGATGAGAATGTTCCAGCGATGGGGAGGCTACCTGATGGGTCAGTCCAGGGCTACAACGACTCTGGAACCATAGGCTACAGGGGCCCCTGCCCTCCATCCGGTGTGCACAGGTACTTCTTCAGACTCTACGCCCTTGACACCATGCTGGACCTTGAACCCGGGGCTGGTAAGGAGGATGTCCTTGAGGCAATGGAGGGCCATGTACTGGCTGAGGCAAGGATAGTGGGGCTCTACAGGAGAGAATAG
- a CDS encoding UbiA family prenyltransferase produces MLSTLLRSTRMSWCAKNIHMYLLALTYASDADPIRFISGLFTVTLLWGALYSLNDFTDIETDRNDRMKRGRPFIENHVEPRDVLLFIGVLLVASTALAYIIHPLFCLILLLMVLNQFIYTLPPLRLKDTPLAPLASTATNTVLRLASAAVLLGGILIVPVPVYILMYLAGMGTYLMYKERKVPTTLVSVLFCVLLAWSYTGGYISMLQILLVIVPPFIATVPLYLSNFTERERMVEVADLLYHRVLVAFYLVCIAVLLVG; encoded by the coding sequence ATGCTGAGTACACTCCTACGTTCAACGAGAATGAGCTGGTGTGCCAAGAACATCCACATGTACCTTCTGGCACTCACCTATGCCTCAGATGCAGACCCCATCAGATTCATTTCAGGACTCTTCACCGTGACGCTCCTCTGGGGGGCTCTCTATTCACTTAACGACTTCACTGACATTGAAACTGACAGGAACGACCGCATGAAGAGGGGAAGACCCTTCATAGAGAACCATGTTGAACCCAGGGATGTCCTGCTTTTTATAGGCGTACTTCTTGTGGCATCCACTGCACTCGCATATATCATTCATCCGCTATTCTGCCTGATACTCCTTCTCATGGTCCTCAACCAGTTCATCTACACACTCCCACCCCTCAGACTGAAGGACACCCCCCTCGCACCACTAGCGAGTACCGCCACAAACACGGTTCTGAGACTGGCATCCGCCGCTGTCCTCCTGGGGGGTATCCTCATTGTCCCGGTCCCGGTCTACATTTTAATGTACCTTGCAGGTATGGGCACATACCTCATGTACAAGGAGAGAAAGGTTCCGACAACCCTGGTTTCTGTTCTGTTCTGTGTCCTCCTTGCCTGGAGCTACACTGGAGGTTACATCAGCATGCTGCAGATCCTCCTTGTGATAGTCCCGCCCTTCATAGCCACTGTACCACTTTATCTATCCAACTTCACAGAAAGGGAGCGGATGGTGGAGGTGGCTGATCTGCTTTACCACAGGGTTCTTGTGGCATTCTACCTGGTATGCATAGCGGTGCTTCTGGTGGGTTAG
- a CDS encoding ATP-binding protein has product MDYKVNSASDNSVFVETESYRRLLEALEVIRESRGNILHVVGAPGTGKSANLYRGIQEVGLDVYEVPCNLESSDVDADYVFRHLLDEMKAELGADNRRDLYRKLAEFDAVVFADRFHDSHDFSEFMGFSQWTATAGSETLKFYLRCIREYMGNRGAFRNMNIIFQTAWRFYFRGKKLDIFTDIPILSSVLFHTLRIPFTAVRIDYTVTETLNIIKAHSGADEEEIRRYIELYGCRPRTVLEKMRSC; this is encoded by the coding sequence ATGGACTACAAGGTGAACTCGGCATCTGATAACAGTGTCTTCGTTGAGACGGAGTCCTACAGAAGGCTTCTTGAAGCCCTTGAGGTTATCAGGGAGTCCCGCGGCAACATACTCCATGTTGTGGGCGCCCCAGGGACAGGTAAATCAGCCAACCTCTACAGGGGTATCCAGGAGGTGGGGCTTGATGTATATGAAGTGCCATGTAACCTTGAGTCATCGGATGTGGACGCAGATTATGTGTTCAGGCACCTCTTAGATGAGATGAAGGCGGAGCTCGGTGCAGATAACAGGAGGGATCTTTACAGGAAACTTGCTGAATTTGATGCTGTGGTCTTTGCTGACAGATTCCATGACAGCCACGATTTCTCAGAGTTCATGGGTTTCAGCCAGTGGACAGCCACGGCGGGATCTGAAACACTGAAGTTCTACCTGAGATGCATTCGTGAGTACATGGGAAACAGGGGGGCATTCAGGAACATGAACATAATCTTCCAGACAGCCTGGAGGTTCTACTTCAGGGGTAAAAAGCTGGACATCTTCACTGACATACCCATCCTCTCGTCAGTGCTCTTCCACACCCTCAGGATCCCCTTCACAGCTGTAAGGATAGATTACACCGTAACTGAAACCTTAAATATAATAAAGGCCCATTCAGGTGCTGATGAGGAAGAGATAAGGCGTTACATAGAATTATATGGATGCAGACCAAGAACCGTTCTGGAGAAGATGAGATCATGCTGA